The DNA region AGGTGTTGCCGGGCAGGCTGGGTCGGGGTGGTCCTGATGGCTTTGGCAACATCTGCATGGGCGGTTCCATTCAAGGTCAACACGCAGGGGGAACTGGTTGGCAAGGGATCCCCCATGCCGCCGAAGGTGTACGAGGAGGCGCCGCTCCTGTTCATGGTGACCCGGGGGGACGATGGCAAGACCGTTGGGGACGGGGTGACGTCGCTGTTTGGGGTTACGTTCGACAAGGACGGGCTGGGGGCCACGCTGACCCTTGATCCAGAAGCTGCGAGGCCGTCGATCCTGTTTCTGGCGATCAAGGCCGCGAACACCTACGTCGTGTGGGAATTGAGCGGCTGGGATCCGGACAAGTACGACTCGCTGCAGGTCTGGAACGATCTGATTTTCAACCATCCGGCGTCAGCCAACGGTCGCAAGGCGCACAAGATCACGCACATCGCGGTGTATGGGCGGGAGGGGTCGGTGCGGGTGGCGGATGGCGGCCGGATGCTGCTGCTTTTGGGCGGTGCGGTGGGGTTGATCGTGATGGCCGACCGGCGGGCCAGGCGTTCGCGGCCTTGAGAGTCGTCCGCCCGGAGGACCGGGGGAGGGCGGGTGCCGGCTTGCGACGGTCCGGGGGTCAGGGTTCGAGGGGGCGCAGCTTCAGGTTGCGGAAGCGGATGTCGCCTCCGTGATCCTGGAGGAGCAGGTGGTGGGGAAAGTGGGTGCCGAAGCCGGGGACGTCCTTGAACTTGCTGGCCGCGATGGACTCCTGGATGACGGGGTCGTCGAGACTGTAGGCGAGGACCTGTTCCCCGTTGAGCCAGTGTTCGATGTGATGGCCGCGGACGATGAGGCGGGAGTGGTTCCATTCGCCGGGCGGGCGGGGCAGGGCGTTGGTGGAGACCGGGGCGATGTCGTAGAAGGCGCCTGTTGCCTGGTGACGCGGGGTGCGCAGGGCCTCCCGCTGGGTGCGGGGACCGAGCAACTGGTATTCGTGTCCGATGGCGCCGCTGCGTTCCTCGGTGATGAAGTATTTCACGCCGCTGTTGCCACCGGGATGGATCAACCAGTCGAAGGCGAATTCGTAGTGGGAGAAGGTCTCGACCGTGATGAGATCGCCGCCGCGGCCGTCGCCGAGGTGACGGAGGCAGCCGTCCT from Verrucomicrobiia bacterium includes:
- a CDS encoding DUF1080 domain-containing protein, giving the protein MTRRLALSLAVALLATASPRASDSAAPEPAHNTLSPVEKAAGWRLLFDGRTPAGWRGFKKEGFPERGWIIEDGCLRHLGDGRGGDLITVETFSHYEFAFDWLIHPGGNSGVKYFITEERSGAIGHEYQLLGPRTQREALRTPRHQATGAFYDIAPVSTNALPRPPGEWNHSRLIVRGHHIEHWLNGEQVLAYSLDDPVIQESIAASKFKDVPGFGTHFPHHLLLQDHGGDIRFRNLKLRPLEP